The Cellulophaga sp. RHA19 genome includes the window AAGTTAGCAGCACCAAACTTAGAACTAATTTCTTGAGCTCTATTATTTTGTAATGTTAAAAAACCCATATCACTAGAACCTACATTAAAACTTGTACCAGTGTTAGCACTACCGCCATTACCAAAACCACCCGTAAATCTAAAATAATCTCTACGTGTAAATGGTACCTCGCCAATATTATTAAAATTGGTAATTAAGTTTATACTATAATTAGGGTTGTAATAAAATAATTTAGGGTGAGCTATGTAGCGTTCCTTATTACCAACACCCGCAGTTATTTCTCCAAACCAAAAATTCTTTTTACCTTCTTTAAGCTTAATATTAATTGCGTAACTGTCTTGGTTGTCTGTAACACCTTTTAATTGACCAACTTCATTGTAGTTTTTTAAAACCTGTATTTTATCTAAGGCATTTGCAGGTATATTTTTTGATGCCAATTTGCTATCACCATCAAAAAAGTCTTTACCCTCTACCATTACTTTACCAACAGACTGACCCTCAACTTCTATTTCCCCATCATCATTAACCTCTACACCTGGTAAATTTTTAAGAACGTCTTCAAGTTTTTTTTCAGTTCCTGTGGCAAAAGAATCTGCATTATACTCTATAGTATCTCCTTTTACATTAACAGGCATCTCATACGTAATTTCTACACCATCTAAACTTTCAGCTTCATCTAATAGTGTAAAATCTCTTTTAATATCTGCCTCTTTAGTTTCTAAAATAATTTCCCTTGTTTTAAAACCTAGATAACTTACCTTAATATTATATTTAGAGTTTTCCTCTACATTCATTTTGTAAATACCTTTTTCATTGGTAATTCCAAAACCATCCAACGCTTTAGTTTCTGCATTAATAGCCACTACGTTAGCCATTTCTAAAGGGTTATTAAGACTATCCATAACAACACCAGTAACTGTAATTTTTTGTGCCTGTACCACTCCGGTTATAGCAATACAAGCCATAACCATAAAAAACTTTATGATTTTTTTCATTATAAATTTATATTAAAACTGATGAAATTTAACGACCTCTACCACCTGATCCTCTACGCTGCTGAAAATTCTGCATCATCTCCTGACGCTTTTTTATCATAAGCTCGTCAAAGTCTTTTTGGTTAATATCTTTTCCTTTAGTTGGTGCTTTTACCTCTACAACATCATCTGCGTTCATAACAATTTTGCTACATACCAAAGTAGATCCTTCTTGCTCTATTTCTAATATTAAGCCAGGTAAACCCCAGTATTCTGCTGGACCTTGACTAATAGGAATATCTAATGTATACCAAGCCACAACCGTTTTTTCTGTAGGTATTTTACGTTCAGACTGCTCTCCTTGTCTACCACGCCTAAACATTCTAGTCATAGCACCTACACCTGTAGTATCTATTGGAGTTGTAAGTGTTGCCTTGTAAACTGTATAGTTTCCTATTTTTTTAGTCTCTGAGCCCATTTTCCATTCAGGCTTTTTTAACTCATCTTTAATTAAAAAGTTTTTACTATACATTTCTACTTGGTTGGTATAACTTTGTTCCTTTATATTTTTATAATATTTACCAGTAGAACCACTACCTACAAAACGCAACCAACCTGGTCCGCCACCTCCAGGAGCCTCTAACTTTTCATCTTCTACGTAGTAAGACTCGGTTCTGTTAAACGTTAAAATATATGTTTTTTCCATAGCGCTTTTCATACGCTCCATAATTTCCTTTTTACGAGCTTCTGGCATATCTCTACCTCCAAAATCTGGAGCCTTTGTAACTTTTGTTTCATAAATGGCTTT containing:
- a CDS encoding GLPGLI family protein, translated to MKNIFFVAITLISSVFAVTAQDFQGKAIYETKVTKAPDFGGRDMPEARKKEIMERMKSAMEKTYILTFNRTESYYVEDEKLEAPGGGGPGWLRFVGSGSTGKYYKNIKEQSYTNQVEMYSKNFLIKDELKKPEWKMGSETKKIGNYTVYKATLTTPIDTTGVGAMTRMFRRGRQGEQSERKIPTEKTVVAWYTLDIPISQGPAEYWGLPGLILEIEQEGSTLVCSKIVMNADDVVEVKAPTKGKDINQKDFDELMIKKRQEMMQNFQQRRGSGGRGR